One window of the Rhodococcus sovatensis genome contains the following:
- a CDS encoding TM0106 family RecB-like putative nuclease: protein MFLLGGRVVYSASDLSAAAACEYAMLRTLDAKLGRIEAVRDEPDPMLERTSDLGLAHERRQLEAFQTRFGQGVSIMPRPERTELALADANAATIETALWGYDVLYQATFFDGRFLGFCDFLVKEGVGYSVYDTKLSRHARVPALLQLAAYADALENNGIEVADRLHLMLGDGSTTDHSAVNLLPVYRRQRAHLEDIIDEHVAEDEPVDWADSRYSACGRCDACDQQVLARDDLLLVAGLTGGTRAHLHTAGITTTVELATSVGPVDDISARTLAALRSQATLQIAQRNSGRTEFEIFDADALGSIPEPNPGDIFFDFEGDPLWAEAGSSEWGLEYLFGVLETDRTFRPFWAHDRAQERHALEMFLDYVVARRREFPGMHVYHYAAYEKTALLRLAGRYGVGEDVVDDLLRDNVLVDLYPVVRASLRIGERSYSIKKLEPLYMPDSRDGDVTNAAASIAEYARWCDLRDQGRTREASALLAEIAEYNRYDCESTVELRDWLLARAADAGIAPRPPAELAPELNEETTALEESLRDYVGIGPVSERTPDAQAVALYSGSIGYHRRERKPFWWAHFDRLQSPVDEWAEATDVFKIESGTIESEWAKTSPRQKLLRRRLRVTGVGGTGSSVRLLYDLPPPEGLEQPHPTYRACSRGEVLELGDTYAVVEEKLAAGAEPYEQLPMAIAPDAPIRTVSMEQAIVRAATEVQHCLPNLPRNAVADLMSLSTPRTLSGDPLPTVSGNDYIDAIGTALLDLDNSYLAVQGPPGTGKTFTAAAVITHLVKDHHWRIGVVAQSHSVVENLLDGIAKAGVPAELIGKKKPTEHTELRDTDYPDFVADANAGCVVGGTAWDFSHETRVVPGSIDLLVVDEAGQFSLANTIAVAGAARNLLLLGDPQQLPQVSQGTHPEPVDQSALGWLAEGHGALPADRGYFLSRTWRMHPALCAPVSALSYEGQLFSNEAATGGRVLEGIRPGLHTVSVEHHDNTTESPEEAEEIRRQIEKLLGSPWTDPDTHEGSRGLEPHDFIVVAPYNAQVARIRRHLDDAGLGEVLVGTVDKFQGRQAPIALLSMTASNLGDSPRGASFLLSRNRLNVALSRGQWAAVLVQSRTLTHYLPATPDGLEMLGAFMALAGAGVEPAE, encoded by the coding sequence GTGTTCCTCTTGGGCGGCCGTGTCGTATACAGCGCCAGCGACCTCTCGGCCGCGGCTGCCTGCGAGTACGCGATGTTGCGCACTCTCGACGCCAAACTCGGAAGAATCGAGGCGGTCCGAGACGAGCCGGACCCGATGCTCGAGCGAACCTCCGACCTCGGTCTCGCACACGAGCGGCGACAGCTCGAGGCGTTCCAGACTCGATTCGGCCAGGGCGTGTCGATCATGCCGAGACCCGAACGCACCGAACTCGCGCTCGCCGACGCCAACGCCGCAACCATCGAGACCGCGCTGTGGGGATACGACGTCCTCTACCAGGCAACGTTCTTCGACGGCCGCTTCCTCGGGTTCTGCGACTTTCTGGTCAAGGAGGGCGTCGGCTACTCGGTGTACGACACCAAGCTGTCGCGGCACGCCCGCGTCCCCGCTCTGCTTCAACTCGCGGCCTACGCGGACGCACTGGAGAACAACGGCATCGAGGTCGCCGATCGCCTGCACCTGATGCTCGGCGACGGCAGTACCACCGACCATTCCGCGGTGAACCTGTTACCGGTGTATCGACGGCAACGGGCACATCTGGAAGACATCATCGACGAGCACGTCGCCGAGGACGAACCCGTCGATTGGGCCGATTCGCGGTACAGCGCGTGCGGACGATGCGATGCGTGCGATCAGCAGGTCCTCGCGCGCGACGATCTCCTTCTCGTCGCCGGCCTCACCGGCGGGACGCGGGCACATCTACATACCGCAGGGATCACCACGACCGTCGAGCTCGCCACCTCTGTCGGCCCGGTCGACGACATCTCCGCTCGCACACTCGCCGCGCTGCGATCTCAGGCAACATTGCAGATCGCCCAGCGGAACAGCGGACGAACCGAGTTCGAGATTTTCGACGCCGACGCACTCGGGTCGATTCCGGAGCCCAATCCAGGAGACATCTTTTTCGACTTCGAGGGCGACCCCCTGTGGGCCGAAGCCGGATCGTCCGAGTGGGGACTCGAATACCTCTTCGGTGTCCTCGAAACGGACCGGACTTTTCGCCCGTTCTGGGCTCACGATCGCGCACAGGAGAGACACGCGCTGGAGATGTTCCTCGACTACGTGGTGGCGCGACGGCGGGAGTTTCCCGGCATGCACGTCTATCACTACGCGGCCTACGAGAAGACTGCGTTGCTCAGACTCGCCGGGCGGTACGGCGTCGGTGAAGACGTCGTTGACGACCTTCTCCGCGACAACGTCCTCGTGGATCTGTATCCCGTCGTTCGCGCGTCGCTTCGAATCGGCGAGCGCTCCTACAGCATCAAGAAGCTCGAACCCCTCTACATGCCGGACAGCCGCGACGGCGACGTCACCAATGCCGCAGCGTCGATCGCCGAGTACGCACGCTGGTGCGATCTGCGCGATCAGGGGCGCACAAGGGAAGCATCGGCCCTGCTGGCGGAGATCGCCGAATACAACCGCTACGACTGCGAGTCGACGGTCGAGCTACGTGACTGGCTGTTGGCACGGGCAGCCGACGCGGGCATCGCACCGCGACCGCCAGCGGAACTGGCGCCGGAGCTGAACGAAGAAACCACTGCGCTCGAAGAGTCACTACGCGACTACGTCGGAATCGGCCCGGTATCCGAGCGAACCCCGGACGCCCAGGCAGTCGCGCTGTACTCGGGGTCGATCGGCTACCACCGCCGCGAGCGAAAGCCGTTCTGGTGGGCGCACTTCGATAGATTGCAGAGCCCGGTGGACGAATGGGCAGAGGCAACGGATGTGTTCAAGATCGAGTCGGGAACGATCGAATCGGAATGGGCGAAAACGTCGCCGCGGCAGAAACTGCTCAGACGACGGTTGCGCGTCACCGGCGTCGGGGGAACGGGTTCATCGGTGCGGTTGCTCTACGATCTGCCGCCGCCCGAGGGCCTCGAGCAGCCGCATCCGACCTACCGTGCATGTAGCCGGGGCGAGGTGCTCGAACTTGGCGACACCTACGCCGTCGTCGAAGAAAAGCTCGCCGCGGGCGCCGAACCGTACGAGCAACTTCCGATGGCCATTGCTCCCGATGCACCGATTCGCACCGTCAGCATGGAGCAGGCGATCGTACGAGCAGCCACCGAAGTGCAGCACTGCCTTCCGAACCTGCCGCGTAACGCCGTCGCCGATCTGATGTCGTTGTCGACTCCACGAACCCTCTCCGGCGATCCACTTCCCACAGTGTCTGGAAACGACTACATCGACGCGATCGGTACCGCACTTCTCGACCTCGACAACTCGTACCTCGCCGTGCAGGGACCACCCGGAACCGGCAAGACCTTCACCGCCGCCGCAGTGATCACCCACCTGGTGAAAGACCATCACTGGCGAATAGGCGTTGTCGCGCAATCGCATTCCGTCGTCGAAAATCTACTCGACGGAATAGCCAAGGCCGGTGTGCCGGCAGAGCTCATCGGCAAGAAGAAACCGACCGAGCACACCGAGCTGCGGGACACCGACTACCCCGACTTCGTCGCCGATGCGAACGCCGGGTGCGTCGTCGGCGGCACCGCGTGGGATTTCTCGCACGAGACTCGCGTTGTGCCGGGTTCGATCGACCTGCTCGTCGTCGACGAGGCCGGACAGTTCTCACTGGCCAACACCATCGCGGTCGCGGGTGCGGCGCGCAACCTGTTGCTGCTCGGCGACCCACAACAGCTCCCCCAGGTAAGCCAGGGCACGCACCCGGAACCGGTGGACCAATCAGCTCTCGGGTGGCTCGCCGAGGGGCACGGTGCGCTGCCCGCTGACCGTGGGTACTTCCTCAGCCGGACCTGGCGCATGCACCCCGCTCTGTGCGCGCCGGTGTCGGCGCTCTCCTACGAGGGACAGTTGTTCTCCAATGAGGCCGCGACGGGCGGGCGAGTTCTCGAGGGCATTCGGCCCGGCCTGCATACGGTGAGCGTCGAGCATCATGACAACACCACCGAGTCACCCGAAGAAGCCGAGGAGATTCGTCGACAGATCGAGAAGCTACTCGGGTCACCGTGGACCGATCCGGACACGCACGAGGGCAGCCGAGGCCTCGAACCGCACGACTTCATCGTCGTCGCGCCGTACAACGCTCAGGTCGCGCGGATTCGTCGACACCTCGACGACGCTGGTCTGGGCGAGGTTCTCGTCGGCACCGTCGACAAGTTCCAGGGCCGACAGGCTCCGATCGCGCTGTTGTCGATGACGGCGTCGAACCTCGGGGATTCGCCGCGCGGTGCGAGCTTCCTGCTGTCGCGAAACCGTTTGAACGTCGCACTCTCCCGTGGGCAGTGGGCTGCTGTTCTGGTGCAATCACGGACGCTGACGCACTACCTTCCCGCCACTCCCGACGGGTTGGAAATGCTGGGCGCGTTCATGGCCCTGGCTGGGGCGGGAGTGGAGCCTGCGGAATGA
- a CDS encoding long-chain fatty acid--CoA ligase has protein sequence MREYSVPASFTIPDDASMADTVFRHETESPNIVPFQRLIGGSWTDVTASQFAKEVKAVAKGLIASGVELGDRVAILSATRYEWVLLDYAIWTAGGCTVAIYETSSADQAQWILEDSATSLLILETPAHAEALKEVTEGAADLREVLQIDAGAIDELTTRGAGVSDEDLHARRHQVTASSPATLIYTSGTTGRPKGVQLTHANFYAEVQATQEALHDSMKEGNRTLMFLPMAHVFARAVSFGAFDSKVTVGHTSDVTTLLDQFASFKPDFILSVPRVFEKVYNSAKQKAHDGGKGGIFDKAAATAIEWSEAKDKGGPGLLLNIKHTVFDKLVYSKLRAALGGNCERAVSGGAPLGARLGHFFRGVGIPVYEGYGLTETSAAITVNTTSAQRIGSVGKPLSGHAAKIAEDGELLLKGPVVFGGYWHNDKATSESIIDGWFHTGDLGAIDQDGYVSITGRKKEIIVTAGGKNVAPAVLEDAMRANAIISQCLVVGDAKPFIGAIITLDPEALPGWKERHGITEDVSFAELSKNADLIAEIDKAVADANKKVSNAEQIKKYKILEQDFTVETGELTPTMKLKRNIIHQERGAEIESIYS, from the coding sequence GTGCGCGAATATTCTGTGCCTGCATCGTTCACAATTCCAGACGATGCATCGATGGCCGATACCGTTTTCCGGCACGAGACGGAGTCCCCGAACATCGTCCCGTTCCAGCGTTTGATCGGTGGGTCGTGGACCGATGTCACAGCATCGCAGTTCGCCAAGGAGGTCAAGGCAGTCGCCAAGGGCCTTATCGCGTCGGGCGTCGAGCTCGGCGATCGCGTGGCGATTCTGTCTGCGACCCGGTACGAGTGGGTCCTTCTCGACTATGCAATCTGGACCGCAGGCGGATGCACCGTTGCGATCTACGAAACATCCTCGGCCGATCAAGCCCAGTGGATTCTGGAGGATTCGGCAACCTCGTTGCTGATCCTGGAAACCCCAGCGCATGCGGAAGCCCTGAAGGAGGTCACCGAGGGTGCCGCCGATCTGCGCGAGGTTCTGCAGATCGATGCAGGGGCCATCGACGAGCTCACCACCCGCGGCGCAGGCGTCAGCGACGAGGACCTTCATGCGCGTCGCCACCAGGTCACCGCGTCTTCGCCCGCGACGCTGATCTACACCTCGGGAACCACTGGCCGTCCCAAGGGCGTACAGCTCACTCACGCCAACTTCTACGCCGAGGTTCAGGCCACGCAGGAGGCGCTGCACGACTCGATGAAGGAGGGCAACCGCACTCTGATGTTCCTTCCGATGGCACACGTGTTCGCGCGTGCAGTCTCGTTCGGAGCGTTCGATTCGAAGGTCACCGTCGGACACACTTCCGACGTCACGACGCTGCTCGACCAGTTCGCGTCGTTCAAGCCGGACTTCATCCTGTCGGTGCCTCGCGTCTTCGAGAAGGTCTACAACTCGGCGAAGCAGAAGGCTCACGACGGCGGCAAGGGTGGCATCTTCGACAAGGCCGCGGCCACCGCCATCGAGTGGAGCGAAGCCAAGGACAAGGGCGGCCCCGGTCTGCTGCTCAACATCAAGCACACGGTGTTCGACAAGCTCGTCTACAGCAAGCTCCGCGCCGCACTCGGCGGCAACTGCGAGCGCGCTGTGTCCGGCGGCGCACCTCTCGGTGCGCGACTCGGCCATTTCTTCCGCGGCGTGGGAATCCCGGTGTACGAGGGCTACGGACTTACTGAGACCAGTGCCGCGATCACCGTCAACACCACCTCCGCTCAGCGCATCGGCAGCGTCGGAAAGCCGCTCAGCGGTCATGCCGCGAAGATCGCCGAGGATGGCGAACTTCTCCTCAAGGGCCCTGTCGTGTTCGGCGGATACTGGCACAACGACAAGGCGACGTCCGAGTCGATCATCGACGGGTGGTTCCACACCGGCGACCTCGGCGCTATCGACCAGGACGGCTACGTCTCCATCACCGGGCGTAAGAAGGAAATCATCGTCACCGCGGGCGGCAAGAACGTCGCTCCTGCGGTACTGGAAGATGCAATGCGGGCAAACGCAATCATCAGTCAGTGCCTCGTCGTCGGCGACGCGAAGCCCTTCATCGGCGCCATCATCACGCTGGATCCGGAAGCACTCCCGGGCTGGAAAGAGCGCCACGGGATCACGGAGGACGTGTCGTTCGCCGAACTGTCGAAGAACGCTGACCTCATTGCCGAGATCGACAAGGCAGTCGCGGACGCGAACAAAAAGGTGTCCAACGCGGAACAGATCAAGAAGTACAAGATACTCGAGCAGGACTTCACCGTCGAAACCGGCGAGCTCACGCCGACGATGAAGCTCAAGCGCAACATCATCCACCAGGAGCGCGGCGCCGAGATCGAGTCGATCTACAGCTAG
- a CDS encoding alpha/beta hydrolase — MPFFEGATGAVHYRSWTTAHPRLVLVFLHGLGQNSGHYHRFARLMNNEGIDVWAVDHVGHGLTEGELSDASQIDGLADNALQLADIARSERSGIPMALMGHSLGAATAIAALEKNPSGFTSVVLCGTPKSTTGTASDLSRSAVPLLAVHGVDDRLAPIDAVRAWIPNVPGARMREFEDAGHDLLHEKVHRTVSLEAAEFVLAHV, encoded by the coding sequence ATGCCGTTTTTCGAAGGAGCTACCGGTGCCGTCCACTATCGTTCGTGGACCACGGCACATCCGCGTCTCGTCCTGGTGTTTCTTCATGGCTTGGGTCAGAACAGCGGGCACTACCATCGGTTCGCCCGCCTCATGAACAACGAGGGCATCGACGTGTGGGCCGTCGACCACGTCGGTCATGGGTTGACGGAAGGTGAGTTGTCCGATGCATCTCAGATCGACGGGCTCGCCGACAACGCGTTGCAGCTCGCGGACATCGCTCGTTCGGAGCGCAGTGGGATACCGATGGCGCTGATGGGCCATTCGTTGGGAGCTGCGACCGCCATCGCGGCCCTCGAGAAGAATCCGAGCGGATTCACTTCGGTAGTCCTGTGTGGAACACCCAAATCGACCACGGGCACGGCTTCTGATCTGAGCAGATCGGCAGTGCCGCTGCTAGCGGTTCATGGCGTCGACGACCGCTTGGCGCCGATCGACGCGGTTCGCGCGTGGATCCCGAACGTGCCAGGCGCCAGGATGCGGGAGTTCGAGGATGCAGGCCACGACCTCCTACACGAGAAGGTGCACCGCACGGTCTCGCTGGAAGCCGCGGAGTTCGTACTCGCACACGTTTGA
- a CDS encoding alanine racemase, with product MTSLLGRTSHDETALSRISAATVHLEPPFAAVDADALATNAADLVRRSSGLPVRVASKSVRSRSVLERVLGQGVGAASGFRGIMAYSPHEAIWLAELGAEDILMGYPTVDAGALAAITRDRVLSGRITLMVDDVAHLDRIRAAAGSDLVKPRICIDVDASLRLGPLHLGVRRSPLREPEHVAEFARTAKERGFRVVGVMFYEAQIAGLPDSNIAVELMKKVSASELKDRRRAVVDAVTTVVGPLEIVNSGGTGSLEISSADPNVTEVTAGSGLFSPTLFDRYTAFTAHPALYFALPVVRKPTEKIATVFGGGYIASGPTSRSRTPSPVAFSNTLRGVVRGGLKLLRNEGAGEVQTPVTSTDNVEIGDRVWFRHAKAGEICERLDTLHIVESDGSISAVPTYRGEGKTFG from the coding sequence TCGGCCGCGACCGTACACCTCGAACCTCCGTTCGCGGCCGTCGACGCCGATGCCCTTGCTACCAATGCGGCCGATCTGGTTCGTCGCAGTAGTGGGCTGCCAGTGCGCGTGGCCAGCAAATCTGTGCGCTCACGCAGCGTGCTCGAGCGTGTTCTCGGACAGGGCGTCGGCGCAGCTTCCGGCTTCCGGGGAATCATGGCCTACTCGCCACACGAGGCGATCTGGCTCGCCGAGCTCGGTGCCGAGGACATTCTGATGGGCTATCCGACGGTAGACGCCGGCGCGCTCGCTGCAATTACGCGCGACCGGGTGCTGTCCGGCCGCATCACATTGATGGTGGACGACGTAGCCCATCTCGACCGGATTCGCGCCGCCGCCGGTTCCGACCTGGTCAAGCCGCGCATCTGCATCGACGTCGACGCCTCCCTCCGGCTCGGGCCTCTGCATCTCGGGGTCCGGCGTTCACCGCTCCGGGAGCCGGAGCACGTTGCCGAATTCGCCCGCACCGCCAAAGAGCGTGGCTTTCGCGTGGTCGGGGTCATGTTCTACGAGGCGCAGATCGCCGGACTGCCGGACTCCAACATCGCCGTCGAGCTCATGAAAAAGGTGTCGGCTTCGGAACTGAAAGACAGACGACGTGCTGTCGTCGACGCAGTCACCACCGTCGTCGGGCCACTCGAGATCGTCAACAGCGGCGGCACGGGCTCACTCGAAATCAGCTCGGCCGACCCGAACGTCACCGAGGTCACTGCTGGCTCAGGACTGTTCTCTCCCACGCTGTTCGACAGGTACACCGCGTTCACCGCACACCCAGCCCTCTACTTCGCACTTCCCGTTGTGCGCAAACCTACCGAGAAGATCGCCACCGTGTTCGGCGGCGGCTACATCGCGTCGGGGCCGACGTCGAGGTCCCGAACGCCGTCTCCTGTTGCGTTCTCGAACACGCTCCGCGGCGTCGTCCGAGGCGGATTGAAACTGCTCCGCAACGAGGGCGCGGGCGAAGTTCAGACGCCGGTCACGTCGACGGACAACGTCGAAATCGGAGACCGGGTCTGGTTCCGTCACGCCAAGGCAGGCGAGATCTGCGAGCGACTGGACACCCTGCACATCGTCGAGAGCGACGGCAGCATCTCGGCCGTTCCCACCTACCGCGGTGAGGGAAAAACCTTCGGCTGA